A section of the Desulfovibrio desulfuricans genome encodes:
- a CDS encoding type I secretion system permease/ATPase, whose amino-acid sequence MDTISTDSEEKAQLTSPEQKSGGRRAPQKPAEAAPEQASSLAGHNSTEVPRTAPTMGPLRPSDVDFMPGLLRSLSVLMRLRGRVVSPHVLMAGLSGSKVTPQACLRAARKAGLAGRIAYRPDIADIPGLVLPCILLLSHDRSCVLTALDGDMAEVIFPETSESTQLVPVEALTDEYSGYALFAAVEAAPDDRSEHLSIARGKRWFWDVLRYYAPIYRHVALASVVINLIAVGSPLFVMNVYDRVVPNNAIETLWVLASGICIIYMFNFLLSALRTHFVDVAGRNADIVLSSSLVEKVLSMRLDAKPESTGALVNNLREFEQLREFFSSSSLLACIDLPFLVIFLLLTAFIGGPMVLLSIGAMPIMIGIGLLLQHRSRMSAEASYKQNMQKNALLVEIVGGLETLKSCMAESRMQKLWESVVGLSARSNSESRKYNNLAVTSSMLITQLVTVAMVVWGVYRISDGLMTMGALIGCNILVGRTMAPLLQMASLLTRLQNSHVALKALDMLMMLPSENQTEKTCMDFGMLRPSFALEGVSFAYPRQERLALEHVSLRIEPGERVGIIGPMGSGKSTLSKLLIGLYQPKEGAVKFGDVDIRQIPSMELRGRVGVLPQDVVLFYGSIRDNIALGDPTINDHLILRAASLAGVTDFLRNNPAGFAAQVGEQGKALSGGQRQAVPLARALVRDPEVLILDEPTSNMDTDSEMLLQKRLQSVIGGRTLVLVTHRLSMLRIVDRLIVMEGGQIKLDGPRDAVLQSLRDRSKKNVTNVQQTAPQEKSANAFAHAANA is encoded by the coding sequence ATGGATACAATTTCTACGGATTCAGAAGAAAAGGCACAGCTCACATCACCTGAACAGAAATCCGGCGGCAGGCGGGCTCCGCAAAAGCCAGCAGAGGCGGCACCGGAGCAAGCCTCCAGCCTTGCAGGACACAACTCAACCGAGGTTCCGCGCACAGCGCCGACCATGGGACCGTTGCGGCCTTCAGACGTGGACTTTATGCCCGGCTTGTTGCGCAGCCTTTCGGTCTTGATGCGCCTGCGCGGGCGGGTAGTGTCGCCGCATGTGCTCATGGCCGGGCTTTCGGGCAGCAAGGTAACGCCTCAGGCCTGCCTGCGGGCGGCCCGCAAGGCGGGCCTGGCCGGGCGTATCGCTTATCGCCCTGATATCGCAGATATTCCAGGCCTTGTGCTGCCGTGCATTCTGTTGCTCTCCCACGACCGTTCGTGCGTGCTCACCGCCCTTGACGGCGACATGGCCGAGGTGATTTTTCCGGAAACCAGCGAAAGCACGCAGTTGGTGCCAGTAGAGGCATTGACGGACGAATACTCCGGCTATGCGCTCTTTGCCGCAGTGGAGGCAGCGCCGGATGACCGTTCCGAACACCTCAGCATTGCCCGCGGCAAGCGCTGGTTCTGGGATGTGCTGCGGTACTATGCGCCCATCTACAGGCACGTGGCCCTGGCCAGCGTGGTCATAAACCTCATTGCAGTGGGCAGCCCGCTGTTTGTCATGAATGTCTATGACCGCGTGGTTCCCAACAATGCCATTGAAACATTGTGGGTTCTTGCCAGCGGCATCTGCATTATCTACATGTTCAATTTTCTGCTTTCGGCCCTGCGCACGCATTTTGTGGATGTGGCTGGCCGCAATGCGGATATCGTTCTTTCCAGTTCGCTGGTGGAGAAGGTGCTTTCCATGCGGCTGGATGCCAAGCCCGAATCCACCGGGGCGCTGGTGAACAACCTGCGCGAGTTTGAGCAGTTGCGCGAATTTTTTAGTTCCTCAAGTCTGCTTGCCTGCATCGACCTGCCTTTTCTGGTTATTTTTCTGCTGCTTACGGCCTTCATTGGCGGCCCTATGGTGCTGCTGTCCATTGGGGCAATGCCCATCATGATCGGCATTGGCCTGCTGCTTCAGCACCGTTCGCGCATGAGCGCCGAGGCCAGCTACAAGCAGAACATGCAAAAAAATGCTCTGCTGGTGGAAATTGTGGGCGGGCTGGAAACTCTCAAGTCCTGCATGGCTGAAAGCCGCATGCAGAAGCTGTGGGAATCTGTGGTAGGCCTTTCGGCCCGCTCCAACAGTGAATCCCGCAAGTATAACAACCTCGCTGTCACATCTTCCATGCTCATTACCCAGCTTGTTACTGTGGCCATGGTGGTGTGGGGCGTGTACCGCATATCTGATGGCCTCATGACCATGGGCGCGCTTATCGGCTGCAATATCCTGGTGGGGCGCACCATGGCCCCGCTGCTCCAGATGGCCTCGCTGCTCACCCGTTTGCAAAATTCGCATGTGGCCCTCAAGGCGCTGGACATGCTGATGATGCTGCCTTCTGAAAATCAGACGGAAAAAACCTGCATGGATTTTGGCATGTTGCGGCCTTCGTTCGCTCTTGAAGGTGTTTCTTTTGCCTATCCCCGGCAGGAACGCCTGGCTCTGGAGCATGTTTCACTGCGCATCGAGCCGGGAGAACGCGTGGGCATTATCGGACCCATGGGATCGGGCAAAAGCACGCTGTCAAAGCTCCTCATCGGCCTTTACCAGCCCAAGGAAGGGGCGGTGAAGTTCGGCGACGTGGACATCAGGCAGATTCCCAGCATGGAACTGCGTGGCCGCGTGGGCGTGCTGCCGCAGGATGTGGTGCTGTTTTACGGCAGCATTCGCGACAACATCGCCCTGGGGGATCCCACCATCAACGATCACCTCATTCTGCGCGCTGCCTCCCTGGCTGGCGTCACAGACTTTTTGCGCAACAATCCCGCTGGGTTTGCCGCGCAGGTGGGCGAGCAGGGCAAGGCGCTTTCTGGCGGGCAGCGTCAGGCGGTGCCCCTTGCGCGCGCTTTGGTGCGCGACCCTGAGGTGCTCATTCTGGACGAGCCCACCAGCAATATGGACACGGATTCAGAAATGCTGCTGCAAAAAAGGCTGCAATCGGTCATTGGCGGGCGCACCCTTGTGCTTGTGACCCACCGGCTCTCCATGCTGCGCATAGTGGATCGGCTCATTGTTATGGAAGGCGGACAGATCAAGCTGGACGGCCCCCGCGATGCTGTATTGCAGAGCCTGCGCGACCGTTCGAAAAAGAACGTGACCAATGTGCAACAGACTGCCCCGCAGGAAAAATCTGCGAACGCCTTTGCCCATGCCGCCAACGCCTGA
- a CDS encoding TolC family protein yields the protein MKQIIWGALFSLLLATAATAAETGYPPPPPAGKPLSVEDSIYGVLRNHHNLRGMIENREVLDHEVRRAQAGFGPRVDVTGQAGGSVLSDSSTRSQNLDSQMWGKVGYSAQLVQPIWDGFATRSRVRTAKSTLESQKYRVFDTATSLSLDAIIAHIDLLRRRKIYELSEENVAHHKSLVGQAQDRASLGADTAADVTQAQSRLQRALSSLSEAKASLLVAEETYTRLTGLPAASRLQTVTMPPQLYTASQAVLEKAKKSNPKLAAYLQDIRASRAERELADSAFSPALNLEAGPNYTNLGGTSDRWVYSFDVMGVVRWNIFNSGADVAERRAASARMRQSRQVMYNFIDDLKLDVDSTWVNYLAAQEQYNHYSKAIEYNRYTRTAYIEQFQIGKRSILDVLDTESELYNSATQAETARGNILVGAYRLSALTGNMLPEMSINTGPLGQSAPKEPEDPREEFAPGWFN from the coding sequence GTGAAACAGATTATCTGGGGAGCCCTTTTTTCCCTGCTTTTGGCAACGGCGGCCACAGCGGCTGAAACCGGTTATCCCCCACCCCCGCCAGCGGGAAAGCCGCTTTCGGTCGAGGATTCCATCTATGGAGTGCTGCGTAATCACCATAATCTGCGGGGCATGATCGAAAACCGTGAGGTGCTGGATCATGAAGTAAGGCGCGCTCAGGCTGGCTTTGGCCCCCGCGTTGACGTTACAGGGCAGGCTGGCGGCAGCGTCTTGAGCGATTCGAGCACCCGCAGCCAGAACCTTGATTCGCAGATGTGGGGCAAGGTGGGCTACAGCGCTCAGCTTGTGCAACCCATATGGGATGGTTTTGCCACCCGTTCGCGCGTCCGTACTGCCAAATCCACTCTCGAATCCCAAAAGTACCGTGTATTCGATACGGCGACATCGCTTTCTCTTGATGCGATTATCGCCCATATTGATTTGCTGCGCCGCAGAAAAATCTACGAACTTTCCGAAGAAAACGTGGCCCACCACAAGTCTCTTGTGGGGCAGGCCCAGGATCGCGCCAGCCTTGGCGCGGACACTGCCGCAGACGTAACCCAGGCGCAGTCGCGCTTGCAGCGGGCGCTTTCAAGCCTTTCTGAAGCCAAGGCATCCCTGCTTGTGGCCGAGGAAACCTATACCCGGCTTACCGGCTTGCCAGCGGCCAGCCGCTTGCAGACCGTGACCATGCCGCCCCAGCTTTACACCGCATCGCAGGCTGTTCTGGAAAAGGCCAAAAAAAGCAATCCCAAACTCGCTGCCTATTTGCAGGATATCCGTGCTTCGCGGGCCGAGCGCGAATTGGCGGATTCGGCCTTTTCTCCCGCGCTCAATCTTGAAGCTGGCCCCAACTATACCAACCTTGGCGGCACAAGTGATCGCTGGGTGTACAGTTTTGACGTCATGGGCGTAGTGCGCTGGAATATCTTCAACAGCGGGGCAGACGTGGCTGAACGCCGCGCCGCCTCAGCCCGCATGCGCCAGTCGCGCCAGGTGATGTACAATTTTATTGATGATCTCAAGCTGGATGTGGACAGCACCTGGGTCAACTATCTTGCTGCCCAGGAACAGTACAACCACTATTCCAAGGCCATAGAATACAACAGGTACACGCGCACCGCCTATATCGAACAGTTCCAGATTGGCAAGCGCAGTATTCTGGATGTGCTGGATACAGAAAGTGAGCTGTACAACTCTGCAACCCAGGCAGAAACCGCACGGGGCAATATTCTTGTGGGCGCGTACAGGCTTTCGGCGCTCACTGGCAATATGCTGCCAGAAATGTCCATCAATACCGGCCCGCTTGGGCAGAGCGCACCCAAGGAACCGGAAGATCCCCGCGAGGAGTTCGCTCCTGGCTGGTTCAACTGA
- the rbr gene encoding rubrerythrin, whose amino-acid sequence MKSLKGSQTEKNILTAFAGESQARNRYDYFAGRAKNDGFVLVQEIFVETALQEKEHAKRLFKFLEGGDVEITAAYPAGVIADSEANLIAAASGENHEHTVMYPEFAATADKEGFSEVAAVMRQIAVAEAYHEKRFLTLAKDIKEGRMFMRTKPTVWRCLNCGCLVEGDHAPEMCPACAHPKAYFAELNYTF is encoded by the coding sequence ATGAAATCGCTGAAAGGCAGCCAGACGGAAAAAAATATTCTTACAGCCTTTGCTGGTGAATCTCAGGCGCGTAACCGCTATGACTACTTTGCCGGGCGGGCCAAGAATGACGGTTTTGTGCTGGTGCAGGAAATTTTTGTAGAAACTGCCTTGCAGGAAAAAGAACACGCCAAGCGCCTGTTCAAGTTCCTTGAAGGTGGAGATGTGGAAATCACGGCGGCGTATCCTGCCGGGGTCATCGCTGACAGCGAGGCCAACCTTATCGCAGCCGCCAGTGGCGAAAACCACGAGCACACCGTCATGTATCCTGAATTTGCGGCTACGGCTGACAAAGAAGGTTTTTCTGAGGTTGCTGCCGTCATGCGCCAGATCGCCGTTGCCGAGGCCTACCATGAAAAGCGTTTTCTTACGCTTGCCAAGGATATCAAGGAAGGGCGCATGTTCATGCGCACCAAGCCTACGGTATGGCGTTGCCTGAACTGCGGCTGTCTTGTGGAGGGTGACCACGCTCCCGAGATGTGCCCCGCGTGTGCGCATCCCAAGGCCTACTTTGCAGAGCTTAACTACACGTTCTAG
- a CDS encoding FlxA-like family protein: MSATGIGNLLGSSNAEAVYKVGLGSNTIRTRSDSSDSGDTVDISDEAKKLFSEKIHMYDKGSSTAATSQSAEDKGDTSAETADGETGKAGGGGSTKAGGAGGGGSDSSSDPTEKIKKQIEALKSQLSSLASHAGSGSSAAVESKIQSLESQIAALEAQLAEAESTSA, encoded by the coding sequence ATGAGTGCAACAGGGATTGGCAATCTGTTGGGTTCCAGCAACGCTGAGGCGGTTTACAAGGTTGGTCTGGGGTCGAATACCATCCGTACGCGCAGCGATTCGTCCGATTCAGGCGACACCGTTGATATATCTGATGAAGCCAAGAAGCTTTTTTCTGAAAAGATCCACATGTACGACAAAGGCTCGTCAACGGCTGCAACATCGCAATCTGCGGAAGACAAGGGCGATACTTCTGCCGAAACTGCCGATGGTGAAACCGGCAAAGCTGGTGGCGGTGGTTCGACCAAGGCCGGGGGCGCTGGCGGTGGCGGTAGCGACAGTTCTTCCGATCCTACCGAGAAGATCAAGAAGCAGATTGAGGCCCTGAAGAGCCAGCTTTCCAGCCTGGCCAGCCACGCTGGCAGCGGCAGCAGCGCGGCGGTGGAAAGCAAAATCCAGTCGCTCGAGTCGCAGATTGCGGCTCTCGAAGCACAGCTTGCCGAAGCGGAGTCTACTTCTGCTTGA
- a CDS encoding M48 family metallopeptidase: MPARKVPAAPLHDLPATVEFTLADGTRLTAAVRLSTRSRRAKLSLTPRGGLVLTIPLTMGPAQLQSSLPLFLPWLERARTTLLRRVPAPQLPPSITLPLTGEFFAVVPGGDMAAGRKAATAQTGKTATVQVANGARRLLLVESSDQVRLYGAVDDISLCAQALRQWCRKKAARLLPPYLEQLATTEGFALAGVSVRDQSGRWGSCSRLRRGRPPQPVAQRSKLPQGAFGRPRSLEQLTTRIRNFFSTPPLPAAYDAAPSFAQSGSALVPAHPEGRISLNWRALLLPAPLLEHLCWHELCHLRHMDHSPAYREELARFSPQWPAREKALNAAWRSLPWWALPGEDASPSR; the protein is encoded by the coding sequence ATGCCTGCCCGCAAAGTCCCTGCCGCCCCCCTTCACGACCTGCCCGCCACGGTAGAATTTACCCTGGCCGATGGCACGCGCCTGACGGCGGCAGTGCGCCTTTCAACCCGTTCGCGCAGGGCAAAGCTGTCGCTCACGCCTCGGGGCGGCCTTGTGCTGACTATCCCGCTGACCATGGGACCAGCACAACTCCAATCAAGCCTGCCGCTCTTTTTGCCCTGGCTGGAGCGCGCCCGCACAACCCTGCTGCGCAGGGTGCCCGCCCCCCAGTTGCCGCCCAGCATCACCCTGCCGCTCACAGGTGAATTTTTTGCCGTTGTACCCGGTGGCGATATGGCAGCAGGGCGCAAAGCCGCCACGGCGCAAACCGGCAAAACTGCCACGGTACAGGTTGCCAACGGTGCACGGCGTTTGCTGCTGGTGGAAAGTTCGGATCAGGTGCGCCTGTATGGCGCCGTGGATGACATCTCTTTATGCGCGCAGGCCTTGCGCCAGTGGTGCCGCAAAAAAGCAGCACGCCTGCTGCCGCCGTATCTGGAGCAGCTTGCGACAACGGAAGGCTTTGCCCTTGCGGGTGTCAGCGTGCGGGACCAGAGCGGACGCTGGGGCAGTTGCTCCCGCCTGCGCCGGGGCCGCCCCCCTCAGCCCGTAGCGCAACGGTCAAAGCTGCCGCAAGGGGCTTTTGGTCGCCCCAGATCGCTGGAACAGCTCACCACGCGCATCCGCAACTTTTTTTCCACCCCGCCCCTGCCCGCCGCATATGACGCGGCCCCATCCTTTGCCCAAAGCGGCTCAGCCCTCGTCCCTGCACATCCGGAGGGACGCATCAGCCTCAACTGGCGCGCCCTGCTTCTGCCAGCCCCGCTGCTGGAGCACTTGTGCTGGCATGAGTTGTGCCACTTGCGTCATATGGATCATTCCCCGGCCTACAGGGAGGAGCTAGCCCGCTTTTCGCCCCAATGGCCCGCGCGTGAAAAGGCGCTCAACGCCGCGTGGCGGAGCTTGCCATGGTGGGCGCTGCCTGGCGAGGACGCCTCCCCCAGCCGCTGA
- a CDS encoding Orn/Lys/Arg decarboxylase N-terminal domain-containing protein, whose amino-acid sequence MPIDKHEWPVLIVSGEFDAATDEGCRLRDLKKQLVENKGCSVLISLRYEDAINIFASRADLGTVIIDWDIQCEDPGEQATAAELLENIRLRNKTIPVVLLTDHSELENLPTDVLSKVDDCIWKITDTVDFLAGRIEVLVSDYLQTVYPAFFGGMARYANEYKYAWHTPGHMGGEGFLKSPAGVAMHKFFGENVFRADLSISVPELGSLLDHNGPVGDAEENSARVFGADITFYVLNGTSNVNQIIWRSQVLRDDIAFVDRNCHKSLNYAMVITEAYPVYMTPRRNRRGIIGPCRLSEFSEKSIHKKIAANKLIPDELKSCRVKMSALTNSTYDGLCYNVTNIKKQLRKSVDNLHFDEAWYAYARFSPMYENHYGMTDADNVADHPPIFCSQSTHKLLTAFSQASMLHVKHGTHVRINRDELNESYMMHGSTSPQYNMIASLDVATKMMDDDGEVLLRDTIAEAVRIRRKITLMEREMTARGDWFFSMWQPRRVPYQKGMHDFLEVPAEYLAENQLPWVLNSDNNWHGFDDIEPDYVMLDPIKLTFITPGLAEDGTMADTGIPAAIVTNYLIRHRVVCEKTDYYSFLLLNSIGTTKAKEGALISGLLKFKQLYDANAPLSVALPDLYAAFPETYKGIGLRDHSNAIHRHFREHKLLDKMQAAFQGIPDQVMRPAEAYHEVVRHNVEYVELADLRGRVPAVMIVPYPPGIPVMMGGEVMNEAAEPIFAYLEARQNFENAFPGYESDIHGVERIERDGKKYFSVLCIKK is encoded by the coding sequence ATGCCCATAGACAAGCATGAATGGCCTGTACTGATTGTTTCTGGTGAATTTGACGCGGCAACAGATGAAGGTTGCAGACTGCGCGACCTGAAAAAGCAGCTTGTGGAAAACAAGGGATGCTCTGTTCTCATATCCCTGCGATATGAAGACGCTATAAATATTTTTGCATCCCGCGCAGACCTTGGAACTGTTATCATAGACTGGGACATACAGTGCGAAGACCCCGGAGAGCAGGCAACGGCAGCGGAGTTGCTTGAGAACATCCGCCTGCGCAACAAAACCATCCCGGTTGTGCTGCTCACTGATCATTCCGAGCTGGAGAATCTGCCCACGGATGTTCTTTCCAAGGTGGACGACTGCATCTGGAAGATAACAGATACCGTGGATTTTCTGGCCGGACGCATCGAAGTGCTGGTCAGCGATTACCTGCAAACGGTGTATCCGGCCTTTTTCGGCGGCATGGCCCGCTACGCCAATGAATACAAATACGCATGGCACACGCCCGGTCACATGGGCGGCGAGGGCTTTCTCAAAAGCCCCGCAGGAGTGGCCATGCACAAGTTTTTTGGCGAAAACGTCTTCCGCGCCGACCTTTCCATTTCCGTTCCCGAGCTTGGCTCCCTGCTTGACCACAACGGCCCTGTTGGCGATGCGGAAGAAAATTCCGCCAGAGTCTTTGGGGCGGACATAACTTTTTATGTGCTCAACGGCACCTCCAACGTCAACCAGATCATCTGGCGCAGCCAGGTGCTGCGTGACGATATAGCCTTTGTTGACCGCAACTGTCACAAATCGCTCAACTATGCCATGGTCATTACCGAGGCATACCCCGTGTATATGACGCCACGGCGCAACCGGCGCGGCATCATCGGGCCGTGCAGGCTTTCCGAATTTTCAGAAAAAAGCATCCATAAAAAAATCGCCGCCAACAAGCTCATTCCTGACGAGCTGAAAAGCTGCCGGGTCAAGATGTCCGCCCTCACCAACTCCACCTATGACGGGCTGTGCTACAATGTGACCAACATCAAGAAGCAGCTCCGCAAGAGCGTGGACAACCTGCACTTTGACGAGGCGTGGTACGCATACGCCCGTTTCAGCCCCATGTATGAGAACCACTATGGCATGACGGATGCCGACAATGTGGCCGATCATCCGCCCATTTTCTGCTCGCAGTCCACCCACAAGCTGCTCACGGCCTTTTCGCAGGCCTCCATGCTGCACGTAAAGCACGGTACGCATGTGCGGATCAACCGCGATGAACTCAACGAATCCTACATGATGCACGGCTCCACATCGCCACAATACAACATGATCGCCTCGCTCGATGTGGCCACCAAGATGATGGACGACGACGGCGAGGTGCTGCTGCGCGACACCATTGCCGAGGCCGTTCGCATCCGCCGCAAGATCACCCTCATGGAGCGGGAAATGACCGCCAGGGGCGACTGGTTTTTCAGCATGTGGCAGCCCAGAAGGGTTCCTTATCAGAAGGGTATGCATGACTTTCTGGAAGTGCCCGCCGAATATCTGGCAGAAAACCAGCTTCCCTGGGTGCTGAACAGCGACAACAACTGGCACGGATTTGACGATATTGAGCCGGATTACGTCATGCTTGACCCCATCAAGCTGACCTTCATCACGCCCGGCCTTGCGGAAGACGGCACAATGGCGGATACGGGCATTCCGGCTGCTATTGTCACCAACTACCTGATACGGCACCGCGTGGTGTGCGAAAAAACCGACTATTATTCCTTTTTGCTGCTCAACTCCATCGGTACCACCAAGGCCAAGGAAGGGGCGCTCATCTCGGGCCTGCTCAAATTCAAGCAGCTCTATGACGCCAATGCCCCGCTGAGCGTGGCCCTGCCCGATCTCTACGCCGCCTTTCCTGAAACATACAAAGGTATTGGCCTCAGAGATCACAGCAACGCCATCCATCGGCACTTCCGCGAGCACAAGCTGCTGGACAAGATGCAGGCAGCCTTTCAGGGCATACCAGATCAGGTCATGCGGCCTGCGGAGGCCTACCATGAAGTGGTGCGCCACAATGTGGAATATGTGGAACTGGCCGACCTGCGCGGGCGCGTCCCTGCTGTCATGATTGTGCCCTACCCGCCAGGCATTCCCGTCATGATGGGCGGCGAGGTGATGAACGAGGCGGCGGAACCCATATTTGCCTATCTTGAGGCGCGCCAAAACTTTGAAAATGCCTTTCCCGGTTATGAAAGCGACATCCACGGCGTAGAACGCATAGAACGCGATGGCAAAAAATACTTCAGCGTATTGTGCATAAAAAAGTAG
- a CDS encoding amino acid permease → MTTPGTKKLGLFACITVVAGNMMGSGIALLPANLAGIGSISVIGWLVAILGAMGLAYVFARLGMEDPQEGGPIAYASEIGPELGYQTGLLYYHANWIGNLAVAITGVDYLSVFFPALEHPLWAGFASLALIWIFTGVNILGAAWIGRLVSIGIVLLLIPVFITGTVGWLYFDPAVFSANWLAGGKPAGSSVMSAVVLCIWSFIGVESASVNTAVVDNPKRNIPLSTLIGTALAGLVYILSCTAISGMFPAKQMAESGAPFSLAMGHICAGLPLAHLVPDMVSAVTAFACLASLGSWIMLVSNAGCRAAQDGTLPPIFGRKNAKGQPVAGLVLSACMMSAMLLLMMLVSRAGDTQDLFNSITSVAVLLTLPAYYYSALALLKRYGLRNRAAWLKVAASLGACMFCLIAFSGAEKNALSGAVIVMLGAFIFYVGKPRPARQG, encoded by the coding sequence ATGACCACGCCGGGCACTAAAAAACTTGGTCTTTTCGCCTGCATCACTGTGGTGGCGGGCAACATGATGGGGTCTGGCATTGCTCTTTTGCCCGCAAACCTTGCGGGCATCGGCAGCATATCGGTCATTGGCTGGCTGGTGGCCATTCTGGGAGCCATGGGCCTGGCCTATGTGTTTGCCCGTCTGGGCATGGAAGACCCACAGGAGGGCGGCCCCATAGCCTATGCCAGCGAAATCGGGCCGGAGCTGGGCTATCAGACGGGGCTGCTCTATTATCACGCCAACTGGATAGGCAATCTGGCCGTAGCCATAACCGGCGTGGACTATCTTTCGGTATTCTTTCCCGCGCTGGAGCATCCCCTGTGGGCAGGCTTCGCATCGCTGGCCCTCATCTGGATATTCACAGGCGTGAACATTCTGGGCGCGGCCTGGATAGGCAGGCTTGTTTCCATCGGGATCGTCCTGCTGCTGATCCCCGTATTCATTACGGGCACTGTGGGCTGGCTGTATTTTGATCCTGCGGTGTTTTCCGCCAACTGGCTCGCCGGGGGCAAACCTGCGGGCAGCTCCGTCATGAGCGCCGTTGTGCTTTGCATCTGGAGCTTCATAGGGGTTGAAAGCGCCTCGGTGAACACAGCGGTGGTGGACAACCCCAAGCGCAACATTCCGCTTTCCACCCTCATCGGCACGGCTCTGGCCGGGCTTGTGTACATACTTTCCTGCACGGCCATATCGGGAATGTTTCCCGCAAAGCAGATGGCGGAATCCGGCGCGCCCTTTTCGCTGGCAATGGGGCATATCTGCGCAGGGCTGCCCCTGGCCCATCTGGTGCCGGACATGGTTTCGGCAGTGACCGCCTTTGCCTGCCTGGCCTCGCTGGGCTCATGGATAATGCTTGTTTCCAACGCTGGCTGCCGCGCCGCGCAGGACGGAACCCTGCCGCCCATCTTTGGCAGAAAAAACGCCAAAGGTCAGCCCGTAGCAGGGCTGGTTCTTTCAGCCTGCATGATGAGCGCCATGCTGCTTTTGATGATGCTTGTCAGCCGCGCGGGGGACACGCAGGATCTGTTCAACAGCATTACCAGCGTGGCCGTGCTGCTGACGCTCCCGGCCTATTACTACTCTGCTCTGGCGCTGCTCAAGCGGTATGGTCTGCGCAACCGGGCCGCATGGCTCAAGGTTGCGGCATCGCTCGGCGCTTGCATGTTCTGCCTCATCGCCTTTTCCGGCGCGGAAAAAAACGCCCTGTCCGGGGCTGTCATTGTCATGCTGGGCGCGTTCATTTTCTATGTGGGCAAACCACGCCCCGCCCGTCAGGGATAG
- a CDS encoding potassium channel family protein, whose amino-acid sequence MAEKKLEIGVIGLGKFGLRMASTLVSLGHTVLGIDMSEVRVQRAEEALDTVYKADATNIAVLRSLHVQDLDWVVISVGESVEQSLSITLNVQELNGPKIWVKASNEEHKKILQRLHVTRAMVPETEAAVMAAHQLTHPGMLDLIPKYGGIAIQELRVEEWDGKTLIELNLIQQFNVMVMGIRPAGKNAFVFVPPATTVLHKGDSLVVAGKADSMRMLKP is encoded by the coding sequence ATGGCGGAAAAAAAACTGGAAATCGGCGTTATCGGCCTTGGCAAATTTGGCCTGCGCATGGCCTCCACCCTGGTGTCGCTGGGGCATACAGTGCTTGGCATTGATATGTCCGAGGTCAGGGTGCAAAGGGCGGAAGAAGCGCTGGATACCGTATACAAGGCCGATGCCACCAATATTGCCGTACTGCGGTCGCTGCATGTGCAGGATCTGGACTGGGTGGTGATCAGCGTTGGGGAAAGCGTGGAACAGTCGTTGAGCATCACCCTCAACGTGCAGGAGCTGAACGGCCCCAAGATATGGGTAAAAGCTTCCAACGAAGAACACAAAAAAATTCTGCAACGCCTGCATGTTACCCGCGCAATGGTGCCGGAAACCGAGGCTGCCGTCATGGCGGCCCACCAGTTGACCCACCCCGGCATGCTCGACCTTATCCCCAAGTACGGCGGCATTGCCATTCAGGAACTGCGCGTGGAAGAGTGGGACGGGAAAACCCTCATTGAATTGAACCTGATACAGCAGTTCAATGTTATGGTCATGGGTATTCGCCCGGCGGGGAAAAATGCCTTTGTTTTTGTGCCGCCCGCCACAACAGTTCTGCACAAGGGAGACTCTCTTGTGGTGGCCGGAAAGGCAGATTCCATGCGCATGCTCAAACCCTGA